TAAAAATAGTCAGGAACAGGGTCAGACCCAGCAGGATCTGGTTCGACGGTGTCGACTGCAAACCCAGCGCCTGGCGCAGGATGGCAAAGACGATGATGATCCGGGTAAAGGAGGTCATCATCATCAGCATGGCCGGCAGGAACGTCAGCGCCGTCATCAGCGCCAGGATCTGCAGGGTGACGGAATATTCCTGGGTTTCCTCAGCGTCTCCCGGCGTTACGGTAACGGCGGGAATGCCGGGGATATCGGCCTGGGCCGGAAGGGTAAGCAACAACAGCGGGACCAATCGCAACAACAACGGCAAGAGGCGAAACGGCTGGGTCACGCATCACCTCCGCGATCGCCCCGGTTGGTCGCCGAGCGGTCGCCCCAGTTTCGTCCGATCATCGCCTGGAGGCGCTTGGCGAAGTCCCCTTCGATACGGCCGGATTCGGTAACCACCGGCTCGTCGAATACATGGAGCGTGCGAATGGCAGAAGGCGTAATACCCACCAGGATTTGTGTGCCGCCCACGTCGACCAACACGATTCGCTCGCGGGCGCCGACCGACAGTACGCTGACAATACGCATCGCCTGGCTATTGATGCCCGTGAGTCCATTCATACGCTTGACCAGCCAGGCGCAACCGAAGATCAGCGCAATAACGGCAACCAGACCAGCACCCAGGCTGAGCAGCGACACCAGACTGTCTGGTCCCTGGCCGCTGACCGAACCGCCGGATGCGGTCTCCTCCGCCAGCAGTGGCATACTCGCCAGGAGCAGCCCGAAAGCAAGGACAGGTCTCACGATGATTCCTCCGGGCCGGGAAACGGCAGGTTACCGTTCCGGTCTTGCATTGTTATTTGTTGAATCCAGTTATTTGTTGAATCCAGTTATTTGCCGAACATTCTTATTTACAGAATCCGTACATTCGACAGACGGGCTCGGCAAAGACTATTTTGACAGACGCTTGATACGTTCGCCCGGACTGATCACATCGGTCAGGCGAATACCAAATTTCTCGTTGACCATCACCACCTCACCGTGGGCGATAAGCGTACCGTTGACCAATACGTCAAGCGGCTCACCCGCCAGACGGTCCAGCTCGATGACCGAGCCCTGGTTCAGCTGAAGAAGGTTACGGATGGGAATCTGGGTGTTGCCCACTTCCATCGAGATCGTAACCGGAATGTCCAGGATGACATCCAGATCCGGTGCCGGGCCGGTACCGGTTTGCGGCGTGTCTTCATCGAACTCTTCCATCGGCGCAGCCGTCACCGATTTGCCGGCACCCTCGCCGGCTTCCTCCATAGCCGCAGCCCACTCATCGTCATGGTCGTCGCCATCGGCTTCTCCAGCCTCACCGGTTTCAGACATGGCCGCTTCCCACTCGGCAGCGAGTTTCTCGTCCTCGCTCATTTCGTTTTCGCCTGATTTGTTCTGGTCTTCAGCCATGCCTGTTCACCTTGAATTGCTTCTTTACTTTGGGACGCGTAGCACGCTCGGTGACCCGTAGCGCCAGGTTGCCGTCCCGGGTACCCAGTTGGGCCTTGTAGATGGGGATGCCGTTAGCCGTCATGGTGAGGTCGCCCTCCAGCTCGATCGGAATAACGTCACCGGCCTTGAGCTTCGCCACCTCTCGCAGGGACATCCGGCGTCGACACACGGTTGCGTTGACGGGTACATTGACCGCCTTGATGTCTTCCTGCAAGGCGTTGACCCAGCGCTCGTCCACTTCGTCGATATCGCTCTGCACACCTGCGTCGAGCACGTCGCGTATGGGCTCTATCATGGAATACGGCAACGCCATATGCAGCTCGCCGCCGCCTCCGTCCAGCTCGATATGGAAGGTGCTGATCACCACCACTTCACTCGGGCTGACGATATTCGCCATGGCCGGATTCACTTCAGAGTTTATGTACTCGAATTCCACTTTGAGCACCGCGTTCCAGGCTTCCCGCATATCCTGAAAAACCTGGTTCAGCATCATCTGCACGATGCGGGTTTCGGTGGGCGTGAACTCCCGCCCCTCTATCTTGGCGTGGCGGCCTTCACCACCGAAGAAGTTATCAACCAGCTTGAACACCAGCTTGGCGTCCAGGATAAACAGGCCGGTGCCCCGCAGGGGACGCATCTTCACCAGGTTGAGACTGGTAGGCACATAAAGGGTGTGGATGTACTCGCCAAACTTCATGATCTGTACGCCGCCAGTGGAGACGTCCGCGTTGCGGCGCAGCAGGTTGAACAAACTGATACGGGTGTAGCGGGCGAAACGCTCGTTGATCATCTCGAGGGTCGGCATCCGCCCGCGGACGATGCGGTCCTGGCTCGCCAGGTCATACGATTTGACGCCCGCCTCGTCTGCATCGTCGTAGGTGTCGATGTCACCGTCGTCGACGCCGTGCAACAGCGCGTCGATTTCGTCTTGTGACAGTAAGTCCTGCATACCTGTAATCCGACCTCGATGGTTGCCCGGTGGACGACCGGATGGATGGCATCGCCGGTTTATGTGCCCGGCCCTGCCGCAGTTCTCTTCAAAACGTTATTGTCTCAAACAATCTCTTCACGACACTCGCAAAATCTACTGCAATACGAAATTCTCGAACAGGATACTGTCAATCGGTTCGGCGCTTTCCTGTTCCAATACCGTGTTGACGGTGGCCAGCGCCTCATCGAGCAGCTTCTGCTTGCCCTCGGGGGTCTGCATGGCCTGGAAATCCTGCGCGCCGAACAATGTCAGCAGACGACTGCGAATCAGGGGCATATGGGTCTGCGCGGCGTCGAGCGCCGCCTGATTGCGACTCTGCAGGGCGACGAAAATCTGCATGTAGCGCTGTCGCCCGTCCGTGGATAGGGTGACGATAAACGGCTTGTCGATGGAATAGTAGAGACTGGGCGTGAACGCTTCCTCAGCCGCAGCTTCGGAATCGTCTTCTTGCGCTGCACCGTCATCGGATTTCAGGAACCAGAGGGTGCCTGCAACCGACAGCGCGACGGCCAGCACGATAATGACGACCAGGCCAATAATGAGTTTGAGTTTACCCTTCTTGCCCGCAGGCGCCTGCTCCGAATTTTCTGCCATAGTCCACAACAGTCAGTTTATTGTCATCGCACGAATACGCCCGGATCTTGAGCAAGAACCAGGCCAGTCTGAAAAGACCAGCCCGTATCTCCGGCCACCGGGAGCCGCAGTCTACCCATCGTTCCAGACACGTTGATAAAACAGAAGTTTAGCGTCTGTACCGAAAGACATAAACCACGGTCTGCCGGGTCAGCGATTCACAGTGCCTGATCAGGCGTAGAGATCCACCTCGCCACGCCAGCTCAAGTCCAGGCTTCCCCCCGCCAAAGGTTCGTCCACGACCTCAAGTTCAGCGTCGGCACCTCGACCATAACCACGACCGCCGGAGCCTCCTTCTTCAGCCAAATCCTGCTGCGCCCCCTGATCCGAGGATTCGGCGGAAACCTCGAATTTCTCCAGGTTGAGACCATTCTCCTGAAGCATATCCCGCAGGCGGTGGCCGTTGAGTTCAAGCTGATCACGTACGGCTGAATGGGTAGCGTGGACCGTCACATGCGCCTGGTCGTGCTGAACCTGAACGCGCACCTCGAGCGGACCGAGATCCGGCGGCGTGATATGGATTTCCGCCGCAGACATGCGCTGACTGGTCAGCCAGGCGAGCTTACCGGCGACCTTTTCGCCCCACTGCGCGTGCTGGACCGGCAACTCCACGCTGGTGGAGTAGCTCTTCAGCGTAGCCATGGACTCGCGCCCTTCCAAACCGCGCTGCAAGGCCGTTGCAGGGTTCTGCTGGGACGATGTCTCGCCACTACCCTGGAAACGGGCCAACTGGCCCGAAAAATCCACGGCCTTGCCGTCCGCGCCTAAAGCGGTCTTCCCCGCCAGCAATCCTAATTGTTCGCCCTTCATGCCCAGCAGCGAGTCTCCGCTACCGGCACCTGCACCCTGTTGCTGAGGCTGCATCATCAACTTGTCCAACACCGTACCCGATGTGGGCGGTAGCCCGGTACCCTTTGCGTTGGCGCCGACAGTCAGACCGTTCACGGCCTGAGCTCCCGTTTCCTGCTGGCCAGGTACCGAGAACAGCATCGGCAGTACTTCATCACCGGTCACGCTGTCCTGCTCGGCGGCCTGCTCTCCTGCTGCACCACTCTTGTTGTCAGAGGCATTGTCGTCAGCGCTTCCTCGGTTGGAGCCCTGGCCGCCAGACGTATTATCCTCTGCCTTTGCAGTCTCTGGCCTCTCTTCAGCCTTATCCGCATGTTCCGACTGCTTGGCTCGGCTTTCTTCCAGCCGGTCCTGCTCGGCCTGCCGGCTGGCTACGCGGTTGTCTTCGGCGCGTTGATCGGCGCGATCCTGCCGCGCCTCTTTCCGCTCCAATCGCGCCTTTTCACGGGCGGATACCTCGTCAAACCGCTCCGCCGAACGCTCACTTTCCGACGTAGAGCCTTGACGCTCAATCGATTTTTCAGGTGTGGGTGACACGGGCGTCAGCACCATTCCAGACATGGCAACCCCTTGCCGCTTGGGCTTAGATCAAACAGTTAACGGGGTTACAGCAATATAGGTGCCAAATTGCGGGATAGCGGGTGCGGAAGCATCGCGGTGAAGAGCTGCGACCTTCGTAGCGGCGAACCTATCGAACCAGTGTTCTCTCGAGCAGTTGTCGAACCATGGAGAATTCGCTCTGGATATCGTCCAGAATATGCACGGCCTCATCGAGCCTTTCTTCCTTCCCAGCCAGCTCGGCATCCCCGCACAAAGCCCCGAGGCGCGGGGCCCCGATGTTGATGCAGCTACCCTTGAAGCTATGGGCAGATTTGGTGAAGCTTTCCGCGTCCCGCTCCTGCAACGAGGCACGTAGCGTATCGACCCGCTGGCTGGAGTCACTCAGGTAAGTCCGGATCAATACATCAAACTCATCCTCCATGACTTCCCGGAGCTCCGCCAGGGCTTCGTCATCAAGATGTGGTTTGTCGTTCATGATCGTCTCCTTACAGATTGCCTAGCGCGGGTCGTAATATGCATTCAGCTCAGGCGGCACATGTCTGCTACAGGCTCACCTCAATAGACTTCACGTCAGGCCAGGCTTGGCGGTTCCCTGGAATCGATCGTCCAACGGTAAACCACTTCAACCTCGTTCCCTCTTCCCTGGTGAGTCAGCGACTCGCAGAGCTGATGGAGCAACGCCAGGCCACGACCAGCGTAACCGTCCTGTCTCAAGGAGGACAATCCTCCGTCAGTATAGTCAAAGCCACTTCCGCTATCGCTGCAGTACACTTTGAGTACGCCGCCCTTGTCACCGGTCTCGTGTTCCAGGCGAAAACGTACCGCATCTTCCCTGTCGGCGCTACGCAATCGCCGTTCCCGCTCGGCGTAGTAGCGGCCGAAGCCTTCCGGAGAGCTCTTCCAACTCGAGGGCAACTCAAGCACCCCGTGCTCCAGGGCATTGGTATAGAGTTCTGAGAGGATAGTGTAGATCTCGCCACTGCGACGGCGCAGGCCAGGGACTTCCATGCAGATATGCAGCAGTAATGGCAGGGGATTGAAATGCGAGAGGGTTTCTCCCGATACCTCATATTCACAAGTCCAGCGGGACGGACCACTGAGCGCCGACTGGGTCACTCGTAGCGGCAATTCTTCCAGTACATTCGAGGCGACCACATCCACCGAGACCAGGGTCAGGTCATCCCGGATTTCCTCCGAGCCGGTAAATGTCCGGATAGCTGCCAGCACGGCTTCGAGCGGCGTCTCGTCTTCAGCCCTGGTTTCGAGCACGTCAGCCAACCGCGCCTCGCCGAACATTTCTCCCATGGCGTTGGTCGCTTCCGGAACACCGTCGGTGACGAACAGCACCGTGTCCCCCTCTTCTATCTTTGCCGTGTCCACCTCGGCGGAAAAACGATCGCCGGACACGACGCCCAGCGGCAGGTGCCGCGACGGCATGCGAAGCGGGCCATGGTTATGGCGCATCAGGAAACCGCCCGGCAGGCCGCCGTTCCAGAAGGTCAGGTTGCCCAGGTGAAAATCAAGCTCAAGGAAAGCGGCGCAGCAGAACATATCGGTGGGTAGGATGCGCCAAAGCTTCTGATTGATCTCCCGAAGGATGTCGCCAATCAGGAAACCCTTGCTGGTCATGCCGTAGAAGATTTCCGCGACCGGCATGGCACCGATAGCGGCGGGCAAACCGTGGCCGGTAAAATCGCCGATCAGGATGTTCATGCCACCGGATGGGCGGGGGCAGGCGAAAAGCACATCACCGTTGAATACCGACAGGGGCGAGGCGTGATAGCGGATGTTGGGCGCATCGAGGCAGCCAGTATGGGCGATATTGTCAAAAACCCGGCGGGCAATGGTCTGCTCTTTCACCAGCTGTTCGTTGCGGTCCCGGATTAGGTCGCGCTGTCGGCTCAGCGTGCCGTGCATCAACCGCATACGATTGAAGGCATTGATCTTGGCTTCGATAATGACGCGATTGTATGGCTTCGAGAGGAAGTCATCGCCACCGGCTTCGAGACAGCGGGCCAGGGCATCGGCATCGGAGAGAGAGGTCAGGAAAATGATCGGCACCAGCTCTTCACCAGCCAATGCCTTGATATGGCGCGCAGCCTCCATACCGTCCATGCCAGGCATCATCACGTCCAGCAGGACAATTTGGGGCTTGAAGCTTCGAAAGCTCTCGACGGCCTCAACCCCGTCGGCCGCCGTCATCACGTCATGGCCCTGACGGCGGACCATCGTTTTCAGGATCAGGCGATCGCTTTCGCTGTCGTCGGCAATCAGGATGCGAAGAGGCTGCGCATCCGTATCCGCGTCGTCCAAGACAAAGCTTCTCCGTTCTGCTTGTGTTATGCCGCTATCGTCGCCACTTTGGCGCTCTTCATCGTGGCGACTGCTGGCTGGAAAGCTCTATTGGCCCAAAAGCTCTGGTTGAAAGATAATTCTACTTGATAGAGAAAAGTTGCTCGAAATTTGAAATACTGAGAATGCGCCGGACATCATTATTACAGTTCTCAATCCGGACCCGACCTGCATCTCCGCCAGCATAGTCCCTCAGTAACAGCAGCATGCCCAGGGCTGAACTGTCCAGATAGGTGGTGTCCGACATATCGATGACATAGTCGCTCACCTCCTGGTCGCCATGTTCGTACGCGTCGCGGAAACTCTGGTGAGAGCTGAAGTCGAATCGTCCCTCGATACTGATAATCAGCGTGCGTCCGTCCTCACTTCGCCGCGTGTGGATTGCCATGCGGTGTCCTCCATCGATGCCTCAGCCTGTGGTTTTGGAAAAAAGAGTAACTGGGATTATCCGTTCGTTCTTGCCGAATTGTCGGGCGGATGATCCGTCCAGGTAAGCCAGAAAATTTCCAACCACTCCCTGGAAAGGTTATTTTTGTTTATCCCCGGTTTGAGGATAGCTAAAACTGCGGGAAATGCATTCGCAAACTGCCCAAAGCGCTATTAATTCAAGCGCCGCCGGGCATGTATCCTGTTGGCCGCTTCGTCCAGGGCCTTTTGCTCACGCTTGTCCTGATCACGTTGCTCCTGAGCGCGGCAGGCCTCGATATGTCGGACCATACCCTGCTTGCGTTCATAGGCCGCACGCCAGGCCTCCCGAGCCTTCTCGAAGCTGACAGCGGCGCGCTGCGCCTGCTTCTCCTCCGCCAGGATAGCCTGGTCGAGCTGGGCAATGAACGCCTGCCAGCCCTGCAGTCGACTCACCGACACCACCCCTTGCTGCCCCTGCCGCATCTGATTGCGGTAATCGGCCTGATATTGACGCAAGGAATCCAACTGCTGTTGGTGGTGTTGCAGCTGCTGACGGGCCTTGTTCATAACATCCAGCGCCTCATCTTCCTTACGCTGCTCCAGGTCGAGGACGACTTTCAGGCGTTCGGACCGCGGCTTCATGCACCACCCTTCTGCTCACCGGTGTCGGGCCTGGACTTGCGGTCCGGCAGAACCCCTTTCAATCGCTCGACGCTATCCTGATAGGGCGCGCTTTCCTTCAAGCCCTGCTGCAGGAACCCGCGCATACTGTCGATGCGTTCGATTGCGTAGTCCGTCAACGGATCCGAGCCCTTGACGTAAGCACCTACGCTGATGAGATCCCGCGCCTGCTGGTAGCGGGCAAAGATCTGCTTGAATTCCTGGGCCTTACGGAAATGCTCCTGACTGGTGACCTGCGGCATAACCCGGCTGACCGAAGCTTCGACATCGATGGCCGGATAGTGCCCCTCCTCCGCGAGACTACGTGACAGCACGATATGACCGTCGAGAATGGCGCGGGCGGCATCGGCGATGGGATCCTGTTGATCATCGCCTTCAGTCAGGACGGTATAGAATGCGGTGATCGAACCGCCACCCGGCTTGCCGTTGCCGGTGCGCTCCACCAACTGGGGCAGTTTGGCAAAGACGGACGGCGGATAACCTTTGGTGGCCGGCGGTTCGCCCACAGCCAGGGCGATTTCCCGCTGGGCCTGGGCATAACGGGTCAGGGAATCCATGAGCAAAAGCACGCGCTTACCCTGGTCCCGAAAATATTCGGCGATGCGCGTGGTCAACATGGCAGCGCGCAGTCGCATCAGCGGCGAGTCGTCGGCGGGAGATGCCACCACAACGGAGCGTGCCAGACCTTCCTCACCCAGGATGTCCTCAATGAACTCCTTGACCTCACGCCCACGCTCGCCGATGAGGCCGACGACCGTGATGTCGGCATCGGTGAAACGGGTCATCATCCCCAGCAGCATACTCTTGCCCACACCGCTCCCGGCAAACAGGCCCAGGCGCTGCCCCTGGCCGACCGTAAGGAGGGAGTTGATGGCGCGGATCCCCACATCCAGCGACTGGCGTACGGGCGCACGGTGCAGCGGATTGATGATGGCACCGGACAACCCTACCTGCACCTCTGCCCGCAACGGCCCACCGCCGTCGAGCGGCACGCCGGACCCATTGACAACCCGGCCGAGCAACTCCGGCCCCACAGGCACGCGACTGGCAGAAGACAACGGCACTACCCGAGCGCCGGGACGAAGGCCTTCGATGGCGGTAAGCGGCATCAGGTAGACCCGGTCATCCTCGAAACCGACGACTTCGGCCTCGACACTGCCCACCCCCTGACCGTGGATCACACACCGGTCGCCTACCACCATAGGGCAACCTACGCACTCGAGCGTCAGACCCACCATGCGAGTAAGACGACCGGAGAGTTCCGGTTCCAGTTTGGAGGGAAGGTAATCCTGTAGGCGGTTAATCCGTTCCGCGAGACTGCTCGTCACGGTGCTCCTCCGGGTTATCGCTACCCGTGTCCGCATTCGACGGTGGGATCGATGATTGTTGTTCGTCGTCTAGCGAGGAAGATTCGCTCAGCGTAGACGCATCTTCGCCGGTTTCCAGGACGTCGCGGTGGAAATCGGTCAGGTCGCCCATCATGGCGTCCAGTTCGACGCTATCGCCGGGCTCGTCGCTGTTCAGTTGCTGGTCGAGCATACGCTGCACGGCTTTCTGGAAGCGTTTTTCGACAGTGAAATCCACCAGGCTGTGGCGGGTTTCCACCTTGCAGCCGCCTGCAAGGATAGTCTCATCATCGATCACGCTGGCTTCCGCATCGAACCGGCCGGCCGCTTCCCTCACCCAATCCACGTCGGCAGGATTGACCCGGATACGAATATTGTCCTGGGTGGACGGCAGACTGGCCACGGCTTCACGGACCACACTGCGGATCTGTGAGGAATCCAGTTGCAGTTCCCGGTAAACCACGGCCCGGGCAAGGACGGTGGCGAGGTTGAATAGCGCAGTTTCCAGTTCGTCGTCGTGTCGGCGGATGGGATCGACCAGTTCGGCCATCAGCTTCTCAAGCCGCTCAAGCCTTTGGGAAACGTCTTCCCGGGTCTGCTCCAACGCTTCCTGACGACCCTGTTCGCGGCCCTCGTCCAGCCCTTGCTGCACGCCTTCCTGATGTCCCGCCTCACGGCCACTGTTGAAGCCTTCCTGGTGTCCGGCTTCACGACCCTCACGCTGGCCGTCTTCCCAGGCCTCCTGGCGAATGGCCTCGATGTCCGCCGCCGTAAGGGGTTTGACTTCGCGTTCTTCCTCACGGGAATGGGCGACGGTATTGCCGTGCTCGTCCAGCAATGGCAACTCCCAGCGCTCATAGGCTGTCAATTCCTCGGAGGGGATACGGTCGCGATAGCCCTTGTTCTTCATTACATCATTTCTTCGCCGGAACCGCCGAGCGTGATTTCGCCGGCCTCAGCCATTCGACGGGCAATGGTGATAATGTCTTTCTGCGCAGATTCCACCTCGCTGACACGGACCGGGCCCTTGGCCTCAAGATCGTCCGCCAGCAATTCGGCTGCACGCTTGGACATGTTCTTGAAGATCTTGTCCTTGACCTCGTCGTCGGCACCCTTGAGCGCGACCACCAGCACTTCGGAGGAGACTTCACGCAGCAACGCCTGAATGCCACGGTCGTCGATATCCTTGAGGTTGTCGAACACGAACATGAGATCTTCGATGGTCGATGCCAGGTCGGGGTCCATATCCTTGATGGAATCCATCAGACTGCCTTCAACACCCCGATCCATAAAGTTCATGATGTCCGCCGCCCGTTTGACGCCGCCGATACGGCTGGTCTGGGTTGCGGAACCGCCAGAAAACTGCTTCTCGAGAATGTCGTTCAATTCCTGCAGCGCCTGGGGCTGGATGCTCTCCAAAGATGCAACACGCATCATCACGTCAAGACGCACCTTGTCGTCCAGGGTCGCCAGGATTTCTGCCGCCTGATCAGGGTCGAGGTAAGATACGACGATGGCCTGGATCTGGGGGTGTTCGTAGCGAATGATATCGCCTACGGCACGGGGCTCCATCCATTTGAGCGTATCCAGACCGGTGGTGTTGCCGCCGATCAGGATACGGTCGATGAGGCTGGACGCCTTGTCCTCGCCGAGCGCCTGGGTAAGCATCGCCCGGATATAATCGTCGTTGCCCACACCCAGACCGGTCTGGCCACCAACGGCATCCACGAATTCGTCCAGCACGAATTTGACGTCATCGCGGCTTACGTCCTTCATCTGGGCCATCGCGACCCCCACACGCTGAACCTCTTTCGGCCCCATGTGTTTGAGGATCTGGGCGGCGTCCGCTTCTCCCAGCGTCATCAGCAGTATAGCGGCCTGCTCGACCCGCGGGATCTTGCGCCGTACCTTCTGCGGCGCATTAGCACCCTGGTTCTGTTGTGCGTTCTCGTCAGTCATCCACATTCACCCACTGGCGCATGACCTGGGCTACCCGCGCCGGGTCTTCTGCGATAACGCCTTTCAGCGCGTTCAGCTGGCTATCATAGCCATCTCCGGCACCCGGCAAAAGAAGGTCTTCGCTACGCTCCATTGCTGAGCGCAGGGCATCGTCGCCGCCAAGATTCTCCAGGCTGTCGTATTCGCCGGCGCCACCCATTTCGCTTTCACGTTCCTGACGCCCTGCGCCCGACAGGCTCTTCAGTGTTGGGCGAAGCAGGCCAAGCACCAGGATCAGGATCACCAGACCCGCCAGCACCTGCTTCATCAGGTCCCAGAACCAGGGCTGTTCCCAGAAACCCGGCTCCTCGAACTGGACCTGCTGCTCAGGCGCAAAGGCCGTATTCATAACCGTAACACTGTCACCACGGGCTGCTGAATAGCCAACGGCATCGCGAATCAATACGGTCAGCCGCTGCAGCTCCTGCTCGGACCAGGGCTGATAGCTCACCTCACCGGTTTGCGGATCGACAGTACGACGGTCGTCCACAGCGACTGCGACAGTCAGGCGCTCGATCGTCCCCTGCTCCTGTCGAATGTAGCTCACCGTGCGATCCATTTCATAATTGCGGGTCGATTCGCTACGTACGTTGACCGGCGGCGGCGCCGCAGCTTCGCCCCCCTCGCCTTCCTGGTTGGCTGCAACTTCAGGCGCAGTGGCTTCGCCAGGGGGCTGGTTGCTCAATGCGCCAGGAATACCGCCGTTGGCACCGGAAACACGCTGTTCGCTCAGTTCACGCTCGGAACGGATGGCCCGCTGTTCCGGGTTGAACAACTCTTCCGCCTGCTCCACCGCGGAGAAATCGAGATCTGCAGAAACCTCGGCACGGAAACGGTCGTCGCCAACAATCGGCGACACGATACTCGCCACCCGCTTGGTCAGCTTCTGCTCGATGCGGGCACCATATTCGTACTGGTCCTGCATCTGCTGGCGTTCCTGGTTGGCCTCTTGGTCCGACAGCAGGTTGCCCGCCTGGTCGACGACAGTGACGTCATCCTTGCGCATCTCCGGCACACTACCAGCCACCAGATTCACGATGGCGGAAATCTGCTCTGGTCCAAGACGGCGCCCGGCAAAGACATCCAGGAAAACCGAGGCCGAGGGATGACGCGCGTCGCGTACGAATACCGAACGCTCTGGAATCGCCAGGTGAACGCGAGCACCGCGGACACTCTTCATGCTGGAGATCGTGCGCGCCAGTTCGCCTTCAAGGCCACGACGGTAGCTCAGTGTTTCCATGAACTGTGAAGTTCCCAGGCCACGCTCCTGGTCCAGCAGTTCGTAGCCCACCGTTTTCTCATCGGTGACTCCGGCTGCAGCCAGCTTGAGACGCGCATTGTAGACATCGTCCGCCGCTACCAGGAGCGCGCCGGAGCGGGGTTCCATACGGTATTCGATGCCTGCCTGCTCAAGAATCGTGGTGACTTCCTGGGGATTGTACGCAGACAGGTCGCCAACCACCGGCTGGTAGTTCGGCTCCTGGGCCCAGAGTACGACGGCCACACCAAGGGCGACGCTGGCCGCAAGGCCCACCATCAAACCAATCTGGCGCAGCAGGGTCAGCCGGTTAAAGCCGAACAGCAGGTCGCTGCGGCTCTCGCCGCCGGCCTCGGTTGTCGCCGGGGCGTTCGTATTCGTTGCTTCAGCGGGTACGCTTGCCATGGTTCTGCTCCGCTATTAAACCGGCATGTTCATGATGTCTTCGTAGGCCTTCACGAC
The window above is part of the Marinobacter nanhaiticus D15-8W genome. Proteins encoded here:
- the fliO gene encoding flagellar biosynthetic protein FliO, producing the protein MRPVLAFGLLLASMPLLAEETASGGSVSGQGPDSLVSLLSLGAGLVAVIALIFGCAWLVKRMNGLTGINSQAMRIVSVLSVGARERIVLVDVGGTQILVGITPSAIRTLHVFDEPVVTESGRIEGDFAKRLQAMIGRNWGDRSATNRGDRGGDA
- the fliN gene encoding flagellar motor switch protein FliN, producing MAEDQNKSGENEMSEDEKLAAEWEAAMSETGEAGEADGDDHDDEWAAAMEEAGEGAGKSVTAAPMEEFDEDTPQTGTGPAPDLDVILDIPVTISMEVGNTQIPIRNLLQLNQGSVIELDRLAGEPLDVLVNGTLIAHGEVVMVNEKFGIRLTDVISPGERIKRLSK
- the fliM gene encoding flagellar motor switch protein FliM; the encoded protein is MQDLLSQDEIDALLHGVDDGDIDTYDDADEAGVKSYDLASQDRIVRGRMPTLEMINERFARYTRISLFNLLRRNADVSTGGVQIMKFGEYIHTLYVPTSLNLVKMRPLRGTGLFILDAKLVFKLVDNFFGGEGRHAKIEGREFTPTETRIVQMMLNQVFQDMREAWNAVLKVEFEYINSEVNPAMANIVSPSEVVVISTFHIELDGGGGELHMALPYSMIEPIRDVLDAGVQSDIDEVDERWVNALQEDIKAVNVPVNATVCRRRMSLREVAKLKAGDVIPIELEGDLTMTANGIPIYKAQLGTRDGNLALRVTERATRPKVKKQFKVNRHG
- a CDS encoding flagellar basal body-associated FliL family protein, encoding MAENSEQAPAGKKGKLKLIIGLVVIIVLAVALSVAGTLWFLKSDDGAAQEDDSEAAAEEAFTPSLYYSIDKPFIVTLSTDGRQRYMQIFVALQSRNQAALDAAQTHMPLIRSRLLTLFGAQDFQAMQTPEGKQKLLDEALATVNTVLEQESAEPIDSILFENFVLQ
- a CDS encoding flagellar hook-length control protein FliK, with amino-acid sequence MSGMVLTPVSPTPEKSIERQGSTSESERSAERFDEVSAREKARLERKEARQDRADQRAEDNRVASRQAEQDRLEESRAKQSEHADKAEERPETAKAEDNTSGGQGSNRGSADDNASDNKSGAAGEQAAEQDSVTGDEVLPMLFSVPGQQETGAQAVNGLTVGANAKGTGLPPTSGTVLDKLMMQPQQQGAGAGSGDSLLGMKGEQLGLLAGKTALGADGKAVDFSGQLARFQGSGETSSQQNPATALQRGLEGRESMATLKSYSTSVELPVQHAQWGEKVAGKLAWLTSQRMSAAEIHITPPDLGPLEVRVQVQHDQAHVTVHATHSAVRDQLELNGHRLRDMLQENGLNLEKFEVSAESSDQGAQQDLAEEGGSGGRGYGRGADAELEVVDEPLAGGSLDLSWRGEVDLYA
- a CDS encoding Hpt domain-containing protein, whose product is MNDKPHLDDEALAELREVMEDEFDVLIRTYLSDSSQRVDTLRASLQERDAESFTKSAHSFKGSCINIGAPRLGALCGDAELAGKEERLDEAVHILDDIQSEFSMVRQLLERTLVR
- a CDS encoding SpoIIE family protein phosphatase, with protein sequence MDDADTDAQPLRILIADDSESDRLILKTMVRRQGHDVMTAADGVEAVESFRSFKPQIVLLDVMMPGMDGMEAARHIKALAGEELVPIIFLTSLSDADALARCLEAGGDDFLSKPYNRVIIEAKINAFNRMRLMHGTLSRQRDLIRDRNEQLVKEQTIARRVFDNIAHTGCLDAPNIRYHASPLSVFNGDVLFACPRPSGGMNILIGDFTGHGLPAAIGAMPVAEIFYGMTSKGFLIGDILREINQKLWRILPTDMFCCAAFLELDFHLGNLTFWNGGLPGGFLMRHNHGPLRMPSRHLPLGVVSGDRFSAEVDTAKIEEGDTVLFVTDGVPEATNAMGEMFGEARLADVLETRAEDETPLEAVLAAIRTFTGSEEIRDDLTLVSVDVVASNVLEELPLRVTQSALSGPSRWTCEYEVSGETLSHFNPLPLLLHICMEVPGLRRRSGEIYTILSELYTNALEHGVLELPSSWKSSPEGFGRYYAERERRLRSADREDAVRFRLEHETGDKGGVLKVYCSDSGSGFDYTDGGLSSLRQDGYAGRGLALLHQLCESLTHQGRGNEVEVVYRWTIDSREPPSLA
- a CDS encoding STAS domain-containing protein, which translates into the protein MAIHTRRSEDGRTLIISIEGRFDFSSHQSFRDAYEHGDQEVSDYVIDMSDTTYLDSSALGMLLLLRDYAGGDAGRVRIENCNNDVRRILSISNFEQLFSIK
- the fliJ gene encoding flagellar export protein FliJ; amino-acid sequence: MKPRSERLKVVLDLEQRKEDEALDVMNKARQQLQHHQQQLDSLRQYQADYRNQMRQGQQGVVSVSRLQGWQAFIAQLDQAILAEEKQAQRAAVSFEKAREAWRAAYERKQGMVRHIEACRAQEQRDQDKREQKALDEAANRIHARRRLN